One Pseudomonadota bacterium genomic region harbors:
- a CDS encoding cold-shock protein: MPVGKVKWFNDSKGYGFIEQENGEDVFVHFSAVKQNGFKTLKTGEKVEFEIVKGPKGPQAANVVKSE; encoded by the coding sequence ATGCCAGTAGGTAAGGTTAAATGGTTTAACGATTCAAAAGGTTATGGTTTTATCGAACAAGAAAATGGTGAAGATGTTTTTGTTCATTTTTCTGCCGTCAAACAGAACGGATTCAAAACATTGAAGACAGGAGAAAAGGTAGAATTTGAAATTGTAAAAGGCCCAAAGGGCCCGCAAGCAGCAAATGTTGTAAAAAGTGAATAA
- the mazG gene encoding nucleoside triphosphate pyrophosphohydrolase — MEEFLKLVELVETLRGDKGCPWDKKQTVESFKTYLLEETYELIDAIEKNNYMALKEELGDLLFHIIFISQICKEKASFDIKDVINFTHTKMYNRHPHVFMNSSSDKPIEKKWEEIKKNEKEEYSPLSNIPHTIPALLRAYIISRRVARVGFDWIKLEDIYKKMFEEVEELKKAEGSGQIEAIKEEIGDLLFTIVNISRFHNIDPEDALRFTSNKFVRRFNYIEKNINHEGATLTAMDKLWDEVKGIEKKGG, encoded by the coding sequence ATGGAAGAATTTTTAAAGCTTGTAGAGCTCGTAGAGACCTTAAGGGGTGATAAGGGATGTCCCTGGGATAAAAAACAGACTGTTGAGTCGTTTAAAACATATTTATTAGAGGAGACCTATGAATTGATAGACGCTATAGAAAAGAATAACTATATGGCATTGAAAGAAGAACTTGGAGATCTGTTGTTTCACATAATATTTATTTCTCAAATCTGTAAAGAGAAAGCATCATTTGACATTAAAGATGTAATCAATTTCACCCATACAAAGATGTACAATAGACACCCCCATGTTTTTATGAATTCATCATCAGATAAACCGATTGAAAAAAAATGGGAAGAGATTAAAAAAAACGAAAAGGAAGAATATTCACCCCTATCGAATATACCCCACACAATTCCTGCATTATTACGGGCATACATCATTTCAAGAAGGGTTGCGAGGGTCGGATTTGATTGGATAAAACTGGAAGATATCTATAAAAAAATGTTTGAAGAGGTTGAGGAACTGAAAAAAGCAGAAGGTTCAGGCCAGATAGAGGCTATAAAGGAGGAAATAGGGGATCTACTGTTTACAATTGTTAATATATCAAGATTTCACAATATAGACCCTGAAGATGCATTAAGATTCACATCAAATAAATTTGTGAGAAGGTTTAATTATATAGAAAAAAATATAAACCACGAGGGTGCAACGCTTACTGCAATGGATAAATTATGGGATGAAGTAAAAGGTATTGAAAAAAAGGGGGGATAA
- a CDS encoding glycosyltransferase: MWKIIYNILINILFPFFILFSLTKRKIRKTFLERLFLSTEKTDLQDAIWIHAASIGEAVIAENLVSYMKQHTNIHNFLITTNTYYTKNLLHTKLGNDVHVYSLPFDLTYSIKHFINSSTFKTLLIIETEIWPNLIWEVNKLKIPVIILNGRISDNTLKNYRRFSFFLKHVLSGVDLVLAQSEEHMKRFIKIGMKPQRVIHSGNLKYYRDIEETVDNKKDDIITFGSVKEKEMDVILPVIKILKKTFPDFLIFVAPRELYLITEIEKELSAYLNVMRYSTFKESADKKADLVIVDTIGDLLSIYKKSKIAFVGGSLAPYGGQNILEPLFFGTPVIFGPYIENFKDIAKSVIECNAGFMVKSGDELYKKIKIILEDEMLRQQMGNEGKNIAKSQKEVMKKTVEIVMETISRKQSAVRL, from the coding sequence CCATTCTTTATCCTCTTCTCACTCACAAAAAGAAAGATTAGAAAGACATTTCTTGAGAGACTCTTTTTGAGCACAGAAAAAACAGATCTACAAGATGCTATATGGATACACGCTGCATCTATTGGTGAAGCAGTTATTGCAGAAAATCTTGTCAGTTACATGAAACAACACACAAACATACATAATTTTTTAATCACCACCAATACCTATTACACAAAGAACCTTCTCCACACAAAGCTTGGAAACGATGTACATGTATATTCACTCCCTTTTGATTTAACCTATTCTATAAAACATTTTATTAATAGCTCTACTTTTAAAACCCTTCTTATTATAGAGACAGAAATATGGCCAAATCTTATCTGGGAGGTCAACAAACTAAAAATCCCTGTCATCATCTTAAACGGTAGGATATCTGATAATACCCTTAAAAACTACAGACGGTTTTCATTCTTTTTAAAGCATGTCCTTTCTGGGGTTGATTTAGTGCTTGCTCAATCTGAAGAACATATGAAAAGGTTTATAAAAATAGGAATGAAACCACAAAGGGTAATCCACTCTGGAAATCTTAAATACTATAGAGATATAGAAGAAACAGTAGATAACAAAAAAGATGACATTATAACCTTCGGCAGTGTAAAAGAAAAAGAGATGGATGTAATATTACCGGTAATAAAAATATTGAAAAAAACCTTCCCTGACTTTCTTATTTTTGTGGCGCCGAGGGAATTATATTTAATTACTGAAATTGAAAAAGAATTGTCGGCATACCTAAATGTTATGAGATATTCTACCTTTAAAGAGTCAGCTGACAAGAAAGCTGATTTAGTAATTGTCGATACCATAGGAGACCTTTTGAGTATTTACAAAAAGAGTAAAATTGCCTTTGTTGGGGGGAGTCTTGCCCCTTACGGAGGACAAAATATCCTCGAACCACTGTTCTTCGGGACACCTGTTATTTTCGGACCTTATATTGAAAATTTCAAAGATATAGCTAAATCTGTTATCGAATGCAATGCAGGTTTTATGGTAAAAAGTGGAGACGAGCTCTATAAAAAAATAAAAATTATTTTAGAAGATGAGATGTTAAGGCAGCAAATGGGAAATGAAGGAAAAAACATTGCAAAAAGTCAGAAAGAGGTTATGAAGAAGACGGTTGAAATCGTTATGGAGACCATATCAAGAAAGCAGTCAGCTGTCAGACTATAG